One window from the genome of Nicotiana tomentosiformis chromosome 5, ASM39032v3, whole genome shotgun sequence encodes:
- the LOC138892572 gene encoding uncharacterized protein: MSKNDFDRPIGSREAQRLLEYNFSVDAAGIVSAIGLIKDTKWPRPLQYDPSQRDPNLMCKYHGTHDHRTKDCRQLREEVARLFNNGHLRAFLSDRAKNHSRNRDSNKQTEQEEPQHVINMIIGGVNILHGPMLKCTKVSITRKKQTRDYMLENTISFNDEDTEGIVQPHNDALGSRWK; encoded by the exons atgagcaaaaacgatTTCGACAGACCAATCGGGTCTAGGGAGGCACAGAGGTTATTGGAGTACAACTTCAGCGTCGATGCCGCCGgcatcgtatcagccatcggcctcatcaaagatactaagtggcctcggcCATTGCAGTACGATCCTTCCCAGAGAGACCCcaacctgatgtgtaagtatcatggcacccacgaTCATAGGACTAAAGACTGTCGACAGCTGAGGGAAGAAgtggcccggttattcaataacggacacctccgagcgtttctgagtgatcgagctaaaAATCACtccaggaatagggactccaacaagcagaccgagcaagaggaacctcagcacgtcatcaacatgatcatcggtggagtcaACATCCTACATGGGCCAATGCTGAAGTgcactaaggtgtccattacAAGGAAAAAGCAAACCCGAGATTACATGCTGGAGAACACTATCTCTTTCAACGATGAAGATACCgaaggcatcgtgcaaccacataatgatgccctg ggatcccgctggaagtaa